The following is a genomic window from Vibrio sinaloensis.
TCAATGGCAGCATCAACATCACATCAGCCAGCGGTCAGTCGGTGCAAGACTTTACTCAGGATGCGCTCAAGCCTGGTTTTGTGCAGATTGTACCGGCCAAAGACTCGAGTACTGACTTTGTGTTGCAAACCGAAGTCAAGATTGAAGAGGTTAACCATGAGCATGCGATTGGCCAGCCCACGAATGAGATAGAGCGCGCGCAAGCGACCTTGCACGGAACGATAACTGTCAAAGTGAATCCGGTTGTCGAGCCACGAGATGCCAATAATCGACTGGTGGTTGAGAGCGAAGCGGGCGTTGCAGGCAGCAGTGTTGCCGCCAATCCGGACGGCAGTATTCACTTCACCACCAACAGCGCTAAAGCGAATCAAAGCGGAGAATTTGTGATTCGTTATCAAGAGACGGATGACTCTGGATCAGCGGGTGAGCCGAATGAAGTGGTGACTCAGCTAGTGGTGCAGTTTAGCGTGACTGGTGAGCAGGTGATGGACCAGTTGTTTATTGATGGCGCCGTTTACGAAGGCGCTGGGCGCTGGGTTATCACTAATGAACAAGCATTTAGCATTAAAGCGCCCAATGGTTTGTCTTATTCGCTCAACGGCAAGCAACACAGTGATATCGGACTGACGATCTTCGCCGAAGTGGTAGATAAAGGGGATGACGGCAGTAAGCGCAGTGATGTCGAGCAACGCTCTACCAGCGTCACTTTGTCGTTTCCTGCGCATCTTGATGACGGTGATTACAAAGCCGGTGAACTTGATTTGACCGACAATCAAATCGTGACAGGCACCGAGGATACGCAAATAGACCTTGGCACGCAGCTTGAGCCTCTATTGAAAGTGCTATCTCATGATGGTCACGAAGATGTTATTACACTGGTTATCGATAGCAATACCTCGGTGGGTAAGATTGGTATCGAAGGCGCCAGTGAAGACTTTACCGATGGTCGGTATGTGTTCAAAGCGACACTCACCGCAGACGGCAAGATCGCCGGTTTGGATGGGCTAACCATTACTCCGCCGAAAGACTACTCGGGTGATTTTGAGTTGCCGATTACCGTGATCACGACCGACAGAGTGTCGGGCGACGAACTCACTCGCGCTGAGTCGGTGGTGGTTCAAGTTAAGCCAATCGCTGATGTGCAGACGGACCACGCGCCCACAATCAAGGTTGAGGTGACAGGCTCACTCGACGACAGCTTCAATCCTATCGACCAAGATGGGCAAGCGGGCGCCGATAAACTGGGTTATGAAGACAGCTACATTCAGCTTGCCTTTGGCTCGGTGTTTGCCGACCAAGTCACGGGCGTTGAGGGAGGCGTGGAAGCGCTGACAGCGATGACCTTGTCACTCGCAGATCCAACGCTTGGACAATTCTACGATCGCAGTGGGCATGCGCTTGGAACCACAGTGACCTTTAGTCAGCAACAGATTGCAGCAGGCGCGCTCGATGAGGTGTTGTTTAGAGCAAACCACAACACCCCAACGGCCAACAACCAAAACAAGGTATTGGTCGATGTTAGCGCTCAAGTCACCGATAGTGCACAGTTTAACGTCCCAGGGCATCAAGGCTCAGCCGAACACAAAGATACCTTTACCTCACAAGTGAGCTTTGAAGTGACTCCGGTACTCGACCCAGTGGTTGTCACCGGACCTGGAAGCGATCCGAGTCAGGTGATTGAGATTGTCGGGGATGAAGACCAGGCGATTTCGTTAGGGAGCACTTCTGGTTCTGTCGCAATCCAGCTCACTGATACCGATGGCTCAGAAAGCTTTATTTCGATTAAGTTTACCGGGGTACCGGATGGCTTCTTACTTAACGCAACCGATGGTTATACGGTGAAAAACAACGGTGGCGGCGAGTGGAGCGTAAAACTGCCAAGTGGCGTCAAAGACGAGATTGATCTGAGCAAGATTAGCGTTCAGCCGCCTAAGCATTTCAGTGGTACTGCGGAGTTTGGTGTCACGGTATTTACTCAAGAGTCACTACTGGGCGTACCCACGGCAGCGGCCAATCTTCCGAGCTTTAAGTTAACCGTCAATCCGATTGGTGACACGATTGATAGCGATGTCACCACCAGCGCATCTGGGATGGAAGGGCAAAATGTCGATATTGCCCTTAACGCAGCAGTGATTGATCGCGCTATGTCTGCTTCTGGCAGTGGGACTTACTTAGAAAACGGTGCCGAAACGCTGCGCGTGGAAGTGACGCAAGTGCCCGATGGTGCTTCCATCTATTATCCCGATGGCAAACTTGCAGACTATAACGCAAGCACTGGGGTTTGGACTCTGGAAATAGATGCCCAGCAACTGGATAAGATCATCTTTAACTCTGGTGACCATAACAGTGATCAAGGCAATGCGTTGGGGATTGATGGCCCGATTCATATTGCCATTCAGTCGGTGGACAATGGGGCACTTGGTCCTAAGTCTGAATTTGATGTCGATTTGGTGATTGATCCCGTCAATGACCAGCCAACCTTTGCCAACGTGATTGACTTAGCAACATCGGAAGATGTTCTAGGCGGCCTCGCAATCAATCAATTTTCGATTGCGGATATCGACGCCACCTATGACGACCCAGATGCCAGCTATCAGCTCACGCTGAGCGCAAGTTCAGGTGCATTTACTTTCCTCAGCGATGCGAACGTTCAGTTCAGCGTCGCCGCTGATGGCAGCTTGATCGCTACGGGTAAACTGGCGGATATCAATGCAGCTCTGGCGACGGGCAAGGTTATCTTTGTGCCTGAACCTGATTTTAATGGCCAAGTCTCTGTGAAAGCGGCCATCAATGATGGCGGTAACAACGGTACCCACATCCCCGGTGATAGCTCAACCTCGTCCACCAATCAGGCCGATTTTGTTATCAATGTAACGCCAGTCAATGATAAGCCGGTGCTCGATATTGACGATATTACCTCACACATTAATGAAGATGTTAACCAGCAGATCAGCGGCATTTCAGTCAGTGACGTGGACTATGTCGGCGCGTCCAGTAATGACTTAATGACAGTGACGCTGAGTATTAGTGACGGCACGCTCTCTTTGGTTAAGCCAGTAGGCTCGAGCGTGACTGCGACTGGCGAAGGCACTGACACACTCACTTTGTCGGGCACACTGACTGACTTAAACGCACTGCTGGATAAACCAAGTAGCGCTAGTGTTGGCGTCTTTGTCGATGCGAGCTCAGTGTCGGCCAATAGCATCGAACTCGAGGTGACGGCAAAAGACAGCTGGAACTCTTCTGGCCTGGCGCTTGAAGCGGATCCAAAGAGTTACACCATTGCCGTCAATCCGGTAGCCGACGCGCCGACGCTGTCGATGAAGCCTCAATATGATTACAACCGGCACATGACCGTCAGTCACAATGCCAGCCTCAATGGCATTGCGGTGGTGGGCATCATGGCCGCTCTAACCGATAGCAGCGAAGCGCTTACCCTGGAAGTGAAAGGCGTACCGGCGGGAGCAACGATTGAGAGCAGCACTGGTTGGGTCAGACCGGATGGTGATGTATGGCACGTGTCATCAGATGCTATTCAAGGCCTGACGATCAAAGGTGCGCCAGAGGGCGACCACACCTTGCAGCTCACGGCGGTTTCGGAGGCATCTTCCTCAGGCAGTGTGGTTGATCGGGCCGAATCTGCTCAGCATATCGATCTTAACTTAACCGTGGTTGATAGTTTGGCTGATTTGAACATTGATCAAAGCACCGCGACTCATGCAGTGCGACTGGAGGGCAGTGGCGCGAATAGCACGCTAACTGGTGGAAGTGGTGACGATCTGTTAGTCGGCGGTGACGGCAATGACACCCTTATCGGTGGCGCGGGTGATGACCATCTACAAGGCGGTGACGGAGACGATATCCTCTATGGCGGCTTAGGCTCAGATATTCTTGTGGGTGGCACTGGCATGGATACCTATGTTTGGGAGCATATCGATGATGGTTCGCTCGATACCATCAAAGGTTTCCAAGTGAGTGAAGGGGATAAGATTGACTTGCGCGCAGTGCTGCCAGAGCTCAAGCAACCCTCACTGGATATGGACAGCTTGCTGGAACACCTAGATGTTAAAGTCGATGGCGATAACGTAGAGCTTCAGATCCACTCTGCGGGCGCTGATGCGCCAGAGCAGTCAATTGTGGTGGAAAACCTGGCTCACCAACTCGACAGTGGCTTTGATGCGATGTCGCAGCATGACATGGTTTCGTCGCTGCTAGAGCATGTTATGCTGCACGATAACAACTAAACTAAAGCTCCCCTGTTTCGGGGAGCTTTCAGTTTGAAAGCGGTTAGGAGTGTTTGTCGCTCTGATAAGTTGCAACAAAGCTTGTGACAGCCAGTTTCGCGGTTTGCTCCACCTGCTCTGGGGAGGCAGGGGGAAGGTGGGCAATCAGCTGTGGCCAGAACACAGCGGCTTTTATGGCGCCAATATATTGCTCTATCGCTGCTGAAACGTCTTGGATATCGAGCATCCCCGCATCCACACCCTGCTGAGCCCATTGCTGCAAGCCGTGAGCATCTTCAATAGATTCAAACTTGGCGACCAGTAATTTGGAGTTCTCTTTGCAGCGAATGCACTCCGCCATCACCAACCTCGCGGTCAGTTGAAAGTCTTGATTGCTGATGTAGCACAGTTGTTTGAGAGTGTACTCCAACAGCTGTTGTTCAAGCGCAATTGAGGGCTCAAACCTGACCTCATACTGATCGTCGAACCGACACAGCAGATTATCGATAATCACGTCAAACAGCGCTTCTTTATTGGGATAATACTTGTACAGAGTTCGCTTTGAAACGCCTGCCTGTTTGGAGATGCCCTCCATACTGGCTTGATCAAACCCTTTGGCTGAAAACACCTCAATCGCTGATCGGATGATATCTTCTTGTTTTATATCGCTTCGTTTGCTCATGGTCGATACATTGGCGCAGCCGTCGCGGGCGGGTGCGTGAGTCATTACTGAAGTAGACATCATCGTTTACTTTTTGGGACAAGGTCAATCCCTTGTGACTCGGGAATACGCTCAATGCGGCAGAGATATGATCTGCCGCACATTGGACACGGGCTAGGTTGAGTGTGGAGAGGCGAGTTCGCCAGCGTGCTGCGGCTCAACATGAATGGTTTGAGTAGGAAACGCGATATCCGCATCATGTTGTTTGATAATGGCGTAGATTTTCAGCAGCACATCTTGCTTAACGTTGTGGTAGCGAATCCAGTTCACCGTCTTGGTAAAGGTATAGACCATCAAGGTCAGCGATGAGGGGCCAAAACCGTTGAAGTTAACGATAAGGGTTTGTTTAGCATCAATATCTGGGTGCGACTTCAGCATTTGCTTAATCTCAGTCACGATCAGCTCAACTTTATCGCCATCCTTATAGCGGATGCCGATATCTTCTTTGATACGGCGATTTTGCATTCGCGAAGGGTTTTCCACCACTATGCTACTGAATACCGAATTGGGTACGTAGAGCGGGCGTTTATCGAAGGTTCGAATGATGGTCATCCGCCAGCCGATGCGCTCAACGGTGCCCTCAATCTCACGATCAGGAGAGCGAATCCAGTCCCCAACCTTAAACGGACGATCAAAATAAATCATCATCCCGCCAAAAAAGTTTGAGAGTAGATCTTTCGCTGCAAAACCGACCACCAGACCACCGACACCGCCAAACGTGAGTAGTCCAGATAGGCTAAGGCCGAACGCTTGCATAATTGTCAGGGTGGCGATAACCACAAAAAATAACCGAGCGATTTTTGCCACTGCCTGAACGGTGGTTTCATCTCGTTTATTTTGATCAAGTACATATGACTCAAGATTGTTAATCAGGCCGATAACGATCCAGAGAAAGATACCGATAAGCAAGAAGTGTTTGAGCGTAGTTAACCAATCCAGTTTAGATAGGGTGTAATCCTGGAGCAGCAGGCCTGCTGATATGGTGGCAGGCCAGCACCATATTAGAGTACTCACAGGCCGCTTAATGGCGGCGAGCACCAGGTCATCCCAATGAAAACGAGTTCTATCGACCAGTTTTTCCAGTTGGCGATAGACCAAACGCCAAATCAGCCAAACGACCAAGCTGGCGATGGTAATTGTGATGACATTACTATCTATATTTTCAAGCCAGGTGGCGATGGGAGGAGCTGGAAGGTTTTCGAGTATGGCATTCATTGTGTGGATAGTAGATGCTCGGATAATAGGTGGGGCTATTATAAGAGGTAACCGATACCGATACTAGTTCACACCTCGCGGTTATTGATTACCAAAGTGGTCAGCCAGAGCCGAGCGGCGGTTCTTAGCCGAGCCTCCTCCTTCCATATCGATAGTTTCTTCAAAACCCTCTTTAATAAAGCGCTGAGTTGGGCTATTGGGTTGCAAGCGTCGCAACTGGGGCGAGTCGAACGTACCTGCTATCTGATAGATGGCTATGCCGTTGCCGGTTTCGATGAACACTTGCTTGCCGTCAAAATCAAAATGGGTTGCAACCAAGCGCTCGTTGCGAAACACCCCGCTGGCGTTAAGCTCTAGCACTTCAGTCTGGTAGGGGGGAGCGCCAACCTCAATCCACCGTCCATAGACATGTTTAGGGTGAACATAGTCTTGGTAACTGAAGTACAGCAAGCTGCCAAAGCCAACAGCCAACAAGACAAATACACTGATGGCGACAGTTTTAAACATAGAGTTATGGGTCATAATGGTATGTACTCATCCCCTCAAAAAGGATACCGCAAGTCGCGGTTAGCTAGATTGGAAGAGATCGACGCTCAACGCAATCGCGAGAGGAAGAAGTTTGAACTCGACCCAAGAACCGCGACTTTTCATCTCAACTTAATAGTCAATTTTAGTTCATCTTGTGCGCAAGAGGTTTTAATGGTTATTGGCGCTAAAGTGTAGCAAATCGTATAGCAGTGAAGCGACAAGATAGCTTAAATGATTGCAAAGTTCGGTGAGTTTGGTGGATTCTGGTTATTGATAACTCGTAGTGACTGCAACCAATGATTGCTGATCGGGACAATTTGAGATAAAAGGAGCACATCGCCAATTTGTAAATGAATCATGGAGGATACAATGATTAAAGCGAACCAATACTTTGAAGGGCAAGTACAATCGCTGGCTTTTAGCCAACAAGATGAGCAATCAAGCGTCGGTGTGATGCTGCCGGGGGAATACACATTCGGTACCGCAGCTCCAGAATGCATGACAGTGGTGAAGGGCGCATTGACGGTGAAACTCGCCCCCGATGCTGATTGGGTAACCTATCGCGCAGGAGAGTCGTTTAATGTTGCAGGGGACTCTTCATTTGATCTCAAGGTCGAGCAAGCGACCGCTTACTTGTGTGAATACTTGAGTTAAGCGCTGAAAACATCCCTTGAAAAGCCGTCTTGTGACGGCTTTTTTACTATTTGTCGCCTCGACTAGTCGACAATGCTCGTTGCGGTTTTGTCGATAATTGGTTCAGTTATAACCAAAGTGACGTATAACAGTTTTGACTATACTTAGTAGATAGAAGTTGATTTGCAAGGAGGCGCTTATGGCTGTTGTTCCTAAGCACAATGATTCGCGAAGCCGGTACGACCCCAATCAAGAGTTGACCCTAGACCAACTTCATCGTTTTGGGAAAGCGGCTTCAAAAGCGCAAAAAAAGCGTGAAGAGAGTGAAGATAAAGGCACCATTATCGCGACGGCACGAGCCGCACGCCGAGCTGCGTTAAAGCCAGTCGTCAAGCCTAAGAAGGATAAGCCAAACACCATACGCTATGCCGCGTGGTTGATTGTCGCCATGGCCCTGTCTTTATGGGTCATGTACATGACCCGCTAGCCTTTTTTATCGGCGTTACACTCGCAAGGCCATCAGCAGAGGTGAGTAATTTAGCGTGGTCGTTGCGATAGTAACGATACTGGTTTTTTCCGCTGTGCTTCGCCGCATACATGGCCTTGTCTGCACATCGGGTTAGCTCTGGCAGCGAGTCTGCGTCTTCTGGGTAGAGTGCCACCCCAGCACTGATGGTGAGTTGATTGATCCGCTCCGTTCCTTGGTAGCCACTACTAAATAGATTACAAACGCGATGGAGAATATTTTCTAAGTCTTTGGCCGTTTTGACATCATAGAGTAACAACACGAACTCATCGCCAGCAAAACGTGCAATTGAGTAGTCGTGTTTGTTGGACTTCCTGTCTTTGTTGCGCACATTGTTCTTCAGCCTACGAGCGAAGTGTTTCAGAACCCGATCACCAACATCATGACCGTAGCTATCATTGATAAACTTAAAGTTATCGATATCAAGAAACACCAACGCGGTTATCGAATCTGTATTTTGTTGTTGCTGGATTTTTTCAACCGCCCAGTTTTCAAAACTCCAACGGTTAGCCAGACCAGTCAATTGGTCGAGGTAGGCGAGATCCTCAATCCCTTCTTTATACAAGGATTGTATAAAATCGAGCATCTTGCTCGAATAGAATGCGTGGATAGTACACAGCACGGCAAGTGCACCAAGACTGAGTAAAAAACGAATTTCACTGCTATGGATTGATAAAGGTGTCGACGTATTGCTGACAACGAAATAGCTCGTTGTACTTAGGAAAAGTAAGCCAAAGCCTAAGCCTACTCGAAAACGGTTGACCAAAACCAGCACCGCCATGATAGGGAACAGCCACAGCAGTCGTTCGGTAATGCTATCACCACTATTTAGGAACAAAAGCCCGTGGATAGAGAGAACCACACTCAATACAATGCTGGCGTAAAGCGGTTTCTTATCGCGACTAAGGTAAACAATATTGATTAAAAGTACACTTGCCGAGAAGAAATTGAGAGAGCCAAGGAACAAATCATTTTCGCTAAAACGCACAAAACTGAACAAGCTCAAGTAAACAAACCCCACTACAGAGCAAAGCAGAACGATTTTCCGTTTCCGCAAAGCTTGTACGTCGGCCATTTCCTCAATCTTTTGCCCAGCAAGTTGTGGCATATTGATAGTTTCCTCGATACGTAGTCCCTCAAGCAAAGTCTAGAAGAAAAAATAAAGTCTGAACCAAGAAAAAATTTTAAGAAATTTAATACCTTTGCCACTTTATATGCGTTTTAGTGCTTATAACGTAATGTGTGATATCAAATGCATATTTTTTGACGCTGTTATAACGTACTGTATTTAGGATAGAAATAGAGTGAATGCTAATTTGTTGACACTTGTTGGTTATTGATAATGTTGATATTAACGGCTATCAATCATTGTCTACTTATAATCAATTATTCTAATAAAAGACGTCGCGGTGTCACCACAACGCGACGGGGCAAATGCGTGAACTGCAAGTTTTCTCTAATATCGAA
Proteins encoded in this region:
- a CDS encoding TetR/AcrR family transcriptional regulator gives rise to the protein MSKRSDIKQEDIIRSAIEVFSAKGFDQASMEGISKQAGVSKRTLYKYYPNKEALFDVIIDNLLCRFDDQYEVRFEPSIALEQQLLEYTLKQLCYISNQDFQLTARLVMAECIRCKENSKLLVAKFESIEDAHGLQQWAQQGVDAGMLDIQDVSAAIEQYIGAIKAAVFWPQLIAHLPPASPEQVEQTAKLAVTSFVATYQSDKHS
- a CDS encoding GGDEF domain-containing protein codes for the protein MPQLAGQKIEEMADVQALRKRKIVLLCSVVGFVYLSLFSFVRFSENDLFLGSLNFFSASVLLINIVYLSRDKKPLYASIVLSVVLSIHGLLFLNSGDSITERLLWLFPIMAVLVLVNRFRVGLGFGLLFLSTTSYFVVSNTSTPLSIHSSEIRFLLSLGALAVLCTIHAFYSSKMLDFIQSLYKEGIEDLAYLDQLTGLANRWSFENWAVEKIQQQQNTDSITALVFLDIDNFKFINDSYGHDVGDRVLKHFARRLKNNVRNKDRKSNKHDYSIARFAGDEFVLLLYDVKTAKDLENILHRVCNLFSSGYQGTERINQLTISAGVALYPEDADSLPELTRCADKAMYAAKHSGKNQYRYYRNDHAKLLTSADGLASVTPIKKASGSCT
- a CDS encoding pyrimidine/purine nucleoside phosphorylase, yielding MIKANQYFEGQVQSLAFSQQDEQSSVGVMLPGEYTFGTAAPECMTVVKGALTVKLAPDADWVTYRAGESFNVAGDSSFDLKVEQATAYLCEYLS
- a CDS encoding DUF2850 domain-containing protein; the protein is MTHNSMFKTVAISVFVLLAVGFGSLLYFSYQDYVHPKHVYGRWIEVGAPPYQTEVLELNASGVFRNERLVATHFDFDGKQVFIETGNGIAIYQIAGTFDSPQLRRLQPNSPTQRFIKEGFEETIDMEGGGSAKNRRSALADHFGNQ
- a CDS encoding mechanosensitive ion channel family protein — protein: MNAILENLPAPPIATWLENIDSNVITITIASLVVWLIWRLVYRQLEKLVDRTRFHWDDLVLAAIKRPVSTLIWCWPATISAGLLLQDYTLSKLDWLTTLKHFLLIGIFLWIVIGLINNLESYVLDQNKRDETTVQAVAKIARLFFVVIATLTIMQAFGLSLSGLLTFGGVGGLVVGFAAKDLLSNFFGGMMIYFDRPFKVGDWIRSPDREIEGTVERIGWRMTIIRTFDKRPLYVPNSVFSSIVVENPSRMQNRRIKEDIGIRYKDGDKVELIVTEIKQMLKSHPDIDAKQTLIVNFNGFGPSSLTLMVYTFTKTVNWIRYHNVKQDVLLKIYAIIKQHDADIAFPTQTIHVEPQHAGELASPHST